CCAAAACAAACCAAAATCTTAACTAGAACAACTAGGCTACTTGGTATTGGTTGAGAATTGTAACAATATGTACCAAATGGTGGGACCAATATTAATAGCAGTACAACACCAACTACCATGATTCAAAAACACAAGCTTTTTTTCCATTTATTCTTATTTGCTTCACCCAACCCACCCCTCTCATGTATTTGTTGTCGTTGTCGTCGCTGAACTTATCAAACACCTTTCTGAGtagatattgaaaattttaattatacaaaggctttgttaaattttcttttaattaataataattttatgccTTCAAATAACAAGAGATAAGTTAATACAATGGcgtccaaaaaaaaaatattaccaacaatctttttaatgaataataattttatgtcTTTACATAAGTTCATGCAGTGGCTTTGCAGAATTTTTTTATAACTAAAATAATCTTATTAGATACTAAAATTGTAAGTCGATTAATATTCTTCTATTctttagtaaattttatattttaaattataattaatttatttttaaaaaatttttaatggGGTTTAAGTTCACATCTAAAAAATGTccttttaagaaaataattttgaagtgATTTAGGTCAGATAATTTTATATGTatctatattaataaaaatgtttttaaacttAAAACTAGTTAAAATTCAATctaaacttaaattattcaaACTTCAAATTTGAATTGATTCAAAACCTTGATTGTCAATAATCTTAATTTCCAAACAAAGAATTTAGAAATCATTAATTTGTATTTTAGTTCTCGTATGCTACTTAAGAGATAAATTTTGGATTTCCAAAATGGAATTTTCAAAATCCAATATTTTTTCTCTCTTAATCCACTCTGCGTTCAAAACAATGTAGTAAGTAATGTATCGGTGGGCATATCATGTTTTTTTAGGTATTGACACATATTGGTACCTATGTGTTTCAAGGTACAATTTTGAGTTTATCGtaaatatttttcacatatataaacttttttctttcttaataAATTGTATGTTATATAAATGTAAATATGTCTcatttatatgcatataaatatatttataaacaaatataaaatataaaattattaattgattagtgtcaaaagtaacatatttaagtTTCATTCTTAGtgtatttttgggtgattatgtGGTATTAATTATGAATTATATCCTCCTAATCCTTTAtattcatgtttcaatgcttaatAAGATACTTGAGAGCAATAGAAGTGACAAACAATGAAAATTAGAACATTCAAGCATTCCGGAAGCTATACACATGCAACAGATTTTCACACAAGTaattcacacgaccgtgtgttcaGACTGTGTTGATCTTGACAACTGTGTGCGTTAACGGCTAGAAGatacaatttttaggttttttagcACTTTAAGATGatataaataaggaaataaaagggaaaaagaggCAGTCACCTAGGAAAAGCACGAAATTACCTTGAAAACACAATTGAAGCTAAATTCCAAGCAATATTCCACCAAGATTCAAGAGTCCAAGTTGATTTTCATAGGAGTTATCATGGATTTCGTTTATTCTAgtgattatattatattttttatgttcacTCTTGCCATTATAAATTAATTCTCttaatacctagggaagatgaacccTAAGCGATGGAtttattgtttgatttttatttttatgcaataaaatcTTAGTCTCTTTGTTTTCAATTAtgaatgttttattattcttgGATTAACAAATCTAGAGTGTTAATTCATGTTTGATGTGCATAAGTCTGAGGTTGAATATAACCTTCTTGTGATTAAATCTTGCATAATTGAATGGAGTTGCATGAAATCCTAGAAAGAGGACGATATAAATCTggtagattagagtcaaatctattAATGGGATCCATACAGGAAATTAAtgcaataataggggttttaattgaaaataaattttaattaatcaacctagagttagttgttcttatacttgaaagagatattagtaTAAGTTGGGGATTTCTATAGAAGAAAGAGCTAAgaaaataaattgcataaattagatTGAGAATTATAGATGATATCTAGGTGGATTCTTACCTAGGTATTGCTTTGTTACTTGGTTAATACTTGATTGTTTTTGTGTTTCATTCTTTGGTGCATCCATTAGTTAATTTAGctagtttgatttaattttaatcaattttttgaattattaggtTAAATAGCAGAAATGTGATAATTACTAGTAATTGTAGTTCTGGAGGAAATGATATTTGTGATCACCATAgctatattattaattgatagGAGCAATTGTTTTAGTcaatgttagagttgtgtgacctgaATCCTACCACttgctaaagaaaaaaaaagtggcaAAATAAGGGGATTTGTGGGGGTGAAAGTCCGCCATAGATCCCAATTAAGTATAATACTGGACTGGGTTGGCCTCCGCGGTATGGACCATGACGCACAAATAGAATccgtatagaactacacttcttctatttgacattgattaaattaaggtttttcaaccttcaAATAAATGTAGTTGAAACTGATATTGTATTATTCGTTTTTCAACATTAGAGAATTTTttctcctctgcctgtggttttttcccaaaagggttttcacgtaaaatttatgtgttcttatttttcttattttgcgaTCATTCTATTGTTATTATCAATGTCTATTATAGCAGtcaatttattagttaatttagtggaaataattaattatattcaataacttaatttaataattatagtttaattttaaatataataataaaaattaaaaattaaatttaaaataacaaaaatttgtaCTAACGGGTACGGGTTAAAACAAATTAGTATTGATTGAAATGAACTAAAACACACTACAACAAAATCTTAACTGAAACGAAACTTAGATTGCTAAATATCGGTTGAGGACTATGTACTAAAACACAAGCTTTTTTATCGTTCATTCTCATTGATTTCACACCACACCCTTTCGATACATTTTCCGCCGTCgcacttatcaaattcaaatGCTCCTCTCAAAGCAACCGAACGAATTACTATTGATTACTGCACAAAGTTTTTAGttataactaataataaatttatgtcTTGGGATAACAAAATATAAGTATTAACAGTGACGTTTAAacttttttaacaaataataattaatttattattttttaaaagatttaaattcaaatataaaaatatgcttttaagaatatttttaaagtgatttaagttaaattattttatacgTATGTTTAAGACTTTCAAAaggaataaatatttttaaaatttaaaattaaataaaatccaattttaaatttaaataatttaaaatcttgaattccaaatattttaattcttgaaaataatttcataattataaatttcatttCCCTTAAAGGGGTTTTATTGACACGTCCCTACACAATTTGCTTGAAAAACTCTTTCTTAAAATATCCATATTCAAAGAAGTCGGAAagaaaataattgttttattatgCATTAATGATTTGAATATTTCACACGTTAAAGCAGAtgtttatatatagatatatatatataaatctatgtagatatatttaaaaaaattcaaagtcaATAATTAATAGTCATTAGTCACTACTTGCATTTTAGCAGTCCCGAAAACCAGATCTATACGATTTTATTAGATATTCATTTGTGTAGTGTTTAGATAGGGCGACAAATGTCTGCAGGAAAAGTAATTAAAAGAACAAACAAAAAAACGCCTGCAggaaattttatttgaaaaacgtCTGCAGGCCCCATTTATATGTATGTAACTGAAAGAACCTCTACAATTGGAGAAAAAATAGGGACCAAAAGCAAGATTAAGAAGAAGAATCGAGAGAGAAAACAGGATCGCTCTGCAATGGAACAACTGTTAGTATTTCCTCTTCAATTGttacttaattttgtttatttatatatattatcaaaactGGATTTGCTCTTTGTCAACGAGTACCAATTCTTATGAATgagtccatcaactaactaaacTACGTTCAAGATTCAGTTGCCTATCTCATATTCAAGATTCAGTTGCCTATCTCTTTGTTATGATTAAACTATATAACGCTGATGCACTTCGTTTTTACTGAGATCATACTGTTCTCTTTAAATTCATTTTCAGATAGatctttatttttcctaacaGGAACTCTGAACCTCAAGATCACATCAGTTGTTTTCCGGATGACATTCTTTTCCGAATCATTAGCTTCCTCCCTTTTGAATCAGCTGTACACACCACTTTCCTTTCGAAACAATGGAAAGACCTTTGGAAAAAGAATTTGATACTTAATACAACCATGGAAGATATTGTTGTTACTATACTCAATCTTGTTTATGATTTTTCTGAACTTCATCCATCAAAAAACAAGTGGGGATTACAATTTAACCTTGTCCAAGATAGGCTTCTCTTTGTTTCCATTACACCTAATAGAACACTTCATCTTGATTTCTCCCCTGCTGAACAAGAATTTCCAGCTTCATTTGATTGGCTTTTGCCATTGAGACTTCCATCAGCTTATAAGCCTGATGAGATGATAATGAAGTTAAATCCCCCATTGTCTTTATATgcacaaatcaaaataaaaacccTTTATCTAATTTCAGTAAGCCATCTCTCTAGCAAAGCAGTTACTTGTCTGGTGTCAAATCTCCCATTTCTTGAGAGCTTGATCATTGAAAAGTGTAATGGAGTACAATCGTTAGTTGTACAAGATGCTGGTGTTCTTCAGAAGTTAATAGTCTTGGACTGCCCCCAATTACAAACTCTTAGTTTTCAGGGTCCTCATTTAGGGTGCTTCCAATATAGAGGCAACTTAGTCTCCTTTCGGTTGAAAGGATGCTGCGGATGCTCTGACATTGACATATATTCTCAGTATACATGCGAATGTGGAATATACCTGGAAGATGTCATGCTTGATCTCAGACAAGGTCTTCTAACACAATGGACATGGGACTTTGAAACCAACACCGATCATCCTTATTTTCCTTCCCAAGGAAGCTACCATTGCGGATGCACCACCAAGGATAAATGCTTCAAATCAATTTTAAGAACCATAGATTGGGTTACTTCTCTAACAATATGCAGATGGTTTTTTGAGGTAAACAAAcattcatttttgtggttgtagTACTACTAATCTTTGatcagttttttttcttttctttctttagaaaaCAATTTGCAAGAACTTAATTTCTTCAAGTAAAGGCCCTGAATCTTATTTTAGCCAACTGAAGGATTTGTGGTGGATTGATTGTTCAATGACGAGACACAATATCGATGTCTTACTCTGCTTTCTAAAGCTTTGTCCTAACGTGGAAAGACTCTATGTCACTGTATGTCTTCCCATTCCCTTTATCTACTTTGACCTTTATAATACTAAGTAGTTATGTTATTGAGACCCAGATATGTGTCAGATACGATGTCGAatacaaatacttttgaaaaataaagaacTGAATAATATAGGTAAGTTTGaattaattttggttttgtttgcTCAGAAACTAAATATGCTTCAGTGGTTGATGAAAACTTGCAGATGGATCCTAAATGTTATAATTTAACTAGCAGTATCCCTGAAAATTTCTTAGCCATAGTTGGTGCTCCTGAAAATCTCAATGGTCTCAAGGTTGTGAAACTAGAGGGATTTTTCGGGGAGCAAATGGAGACTTTCGTGGCAAGGCGATTGGTACCATTATTCGGAGAGAATAATCCAGTaatcatatcaaaatcatatGGGAAAAGTTTGAAGCATCTGGTGAAAGTAGACAAGTTGGAGAACAAAGCAACGTATTCTTACAAGTTCAAAATGGTTGAAAATGTTGATGAAAAAATTCTAGATCATATTCatatgaacctttaatttaatctGAGTAATCACTTACATATTATTTAAGTTTCTCCAGGAAACTGTCATGATATCTGGACATAGTTACCCCGCAGGTTTGAACAGTTGATTCAAAATTCCAATCATGTACGAATCGTCCTACCTCATCGTTGCATGAACTATTTGGGTTGAGTCCAAGGTTCATTTTTCTTTAGATTACTAGTTGATATGTTAATCAGTGTCCTTGTAATTTGAAATCAAAATCTTTATATTTGGCAAGCTAAGACGTAATTTCTTTTATGACCTCATGTTGGTTTAGCAAAGAACTAATTGAAGTATAAAACAAAAtatgaatgaaggaatgatttaATTGATTAATGAAGCAGCCCTTATATACAAGTCCCAAGTAACAACCTcaacaaaaataaattcaaattgctACTAACAAGCTAACAACTCTACTCCTACTAACAAGCTAACAAATCCCCTAAGACTTagtcttatttttaaaaaatagttgcAGCCTTAAAACACTAACATTCTCCTCCTGACTCAAGTGTTGCAAACACCAAGTCTGTTCCTAAGAAACTCAAATCGACTAACATGGAAAGACTTAGTAAAAATATCTGCCACCTGGTCTTCTAATATGCAATAAACCAGCTTTACTTGACCTGTCTTCTGCACTTCCCTTAGCATATAATACTTTACTTTAAAATGTTTTGTTCTCCCATGAAATACAGGATTAAGTGAAATAGCTAGAGTAGCTTCATTATCCATAAACACTTCTATACTCCCCTATTGCTTCATATATAGATCATCCATTAGCTTTTTTAGCCACAAGGCTTGGTTTACAACAGTTGTAGCTGCAATGAATTCAGCTTCCGCAGTTGATTGAGCCACCATCTCTTACTTTATTGAGCACCAAGAGAAACAACTTGAGCCAAACGTGAAGCAATAGCCTAACGTGCTTCTCATATCATCTAGTGATCCGGTGCAATCACTATCAAAATAACCCTGTAGCTTGAACTTCTCAACTCTGCTAAAATTGATTCCATATGAAAGCGTccctttcaaatattttaataccCTCTTTACAACAATCATATGAATTTCACTTGCATAATGGAGAAATCTAGACAAAACACTTACAGTGTACATGATGTCTAGCCTAATGGATATGAGGTACATAAGACACCCAACAAGACTCCTATAAACCTTTTCATCTGCAAGATTTGCCCTATCCATCTTTTGAAGTTTTTCTTTCTGATTCATTAGAGTGTTCACACTCTTGCACTCTTCTATATAGAACCTCTTCAGAATCTCCTTCATGTACTTCTTGAATCAACCAGTTCATTAAGATTAAGAGAGAACTCTTATTTTCGTTCTTTTGCATCACTTGTCCAATCCCATTGCTCATCTTATAGGAACTGAACATCTCTACTCACAATTATCTTTCCTGTCTAAGGTTGATAGATTCTATAGGATTTTGACACCAAACTATAACCAACAAATATTCCATGCTCAGATTTTTCTCCCAACTTGTCCCTTTTAACCTATGGAACATGATAGAAACATAAACAACCAAATAACTTCAAATTCTTCAGAGTTGGCTTCATTTCAAACCAAGCTTCATATGGTGTTTTTTTGTCTAATACCCTTGTAGGCAATCTATTTAGCAAAAATATAGTTGTATTAGCTGCCTCTGCCCAAAACTCCTTATGTAGGAACTTCTCATGCAGCATTCACCTAGTCATTTCCATAATAGTCCTGTTTTTCCTCCCAGTAACTTCGTTCTGTTGTGGATAGTAAGAAGCAGTGAGCAGTGAGCTGGTGCTCTATCTCAACCTCCTCACAAAAAGTATTGAACCTTTGTGAGGTATATTATGTCCCATTATTAGATCTGACAACCTGAATCTTACAAGCACTTTAATTCTTAgccatcttttattttttaaaaatacatcaGCAACATCAGATTTTTGCTTGATAAAATAAACCAACACATTCTggtaaaataatcaataaatataatgaaataccTACTACCATGCAATGAAGGAGTTGCTTGTGAACCATACAAATCAGTGTGAATCAACTACAACCTCTCTTTAGCTCTCCAAGTTGAGTTTTAAAAGGAAACCTTGTTTGTTTGCTAGTCAAGCAAGCTTTGCATCTTGAAGTTAACTCTAAAATTGGTAGCCCAAATGCCATTTCATTTTTCTGCATGAACTGCAAACCTTTGTGATGAAAGTGTCTTAACCTCTTATGCCACAATACAGAGTCACTGGCCTGAAACTTGAATGCCACTTGCTCTTCCTCCAGTAAATTCAATGAGGAACTCTTCTTTTGCATCTTAATCCTAAAAAATACATTACTAAAAGAGCCAAGGATTAGACACATTCCTTCTTCAAACATTACCTTGAATCCCTTTTCTACTAATTGCCCCACACTTAACAAGTTTTGCTCAATCTCAGGTACgaacaaaacatttaaaatcaatttagttcCAGCACAGCTCTCTATTGCCACTGTGCCTTTTCCTTGCACTTCTAAGTATTCTCCATTTCCTATCATTACTCTTGATTTCAACAACCTGTCAAGATATTTAAACAGCTTCTTATCACAAATCATGTGATTGGTGCAACCACTATCAACTAACCAATTTTCACATGGAGTACAACAAGAGACAACAAATAgtttttcctctttttctttaaCTGTAGCATGTGCTCCACTTTGCTGCTGATTTTTTGATTCCTTATAGAACCTCTCAATGTGCCCTATCAAGTTACACTTTCTGCACTTTACATCTGGCCTTCTCCAACACCTGAAATAGGGATGATTCTATTTTCCACAAAACTTACATGAAGAATACTTGTGAAAATTTCCAATACCATTACCTTTTGCAGCAATTTCTAAACCACTATCCCCACCACTGCTCTTCCCATTCCACTTTTGGTCATTTCTTCTTTCACTTTGTTGCATCTTAGCCTTCAAAGCTCCTTCTATGCTTCCTTCCTACCTtattactctcctatgctcttatGCTTGTAAACCACTGATCAACTCTACTACTCTGAATTGAGTCAAGTCCTTAGTGTTGTCAAAAGAGGCAATAGTTGCTTCATATTTCTTAGGCATAGAGACAAGTATCTTATGCACCAATCTAGAATCAGAGAAATCAGTCCCAAGAACTCTTACCTTGTCGGAAATATCTATCATCTTGTCTGAGTATTCTTTGATTGACTCAGACTCCTTCATTTGTAGCCTCTCGAATTCTCTAATCGAGATCAACACCTTCATGCTCTTGATCCTCTCATCTCCTTGATACTGAGCTTTGAGGTAGTCCTATATCTCCTTCGCTGATCCAAAAGCCATAATTCTACTGAATATGGCTGGTGAAACTGAAGCATAAAGACAAGACTTTGCCTTAGCCTTCCTGGTGGTTCTCTCATCGTGCATTTTGATCTGGTTCATAGTTGGATTGTCGGGAAGTGGAGTCACATCATATTCTTCGTCAGCAGCTTCCCAATAATCATAACCTTCGATGTATGCTTGTATTCTGATGGCCCATGCTTGATAATTCTCTCCATCAAACACATGTGGGGCTGATTTCATTTTCCTCAAAAACCTCACAAGTGTATCTCTCAAATTTTCTTTCAGAACTttcacaaaacttttctcaaaaGTCCCTTAAGAAAAATGGCTCCCAATACCACTATTGGTTTAATAAAGAACTAATTGAAGTATATGAATGAAGGGATGATTTAATTGATTAACAAAGTAGCCCTTATATACAAGTCCCAAGAAACAAcctcaaaaaaataaattcaaattgctACTAACAAGCTAACAACTCCTACTACTACTAACAAGCTAACAAATCCCCTAAGACTtagtcttattttttttaaaaatagtcttGAAACGCTAACACCTCAATTATATATAAACTAGATCtcataaaattttgttaagaaatggctttcATGCAGCCTGTTGTATCGTTGCATGCATGTTGCAGTAGGACAACATGCTGTTAAtgtttgtattttgtattttgcTACTTAGTTACATTTGAACTAAGTTgacaatgtattttttttaataagtgCTAATTGACTTGATTAAATCAGCTTTTCTAAGTGTACAGTTAAGTTTTATTAGTTTCAAGACAATTTAATGGTGTTAGGTATGTTTAGGTGACAGTTTTGCTTTCAGTCAAGCTGTTTACTAGTTTAAATGGTTGTAAAACTTCAGCTATCAATATGATGAATCTTTCTGCATTCCCTTCTCTTGATTTTTTATCCTTGCTAAGCATTTTTTTCAAGTTCATAACCTGatcttttgttattttttgctACAAGTTATTAAAACTTGTTACTCAAGACTTAGCTTTGTTTTCAATTCTATTTCTTAACACCAACAATTGGCATCTAGAGTCAACTTCTGAGACGACCTTTTCTCTTTCATGTTCTCAGAAACAACATGTCCTCATCCAGTTTCTTTCCAACTCTACCACCTGTATTTAATGGTCAAAGCTACAACATTTGGGTAGTAAAAATGAAGACCTACTTGCAAGCATTTGATTTATGAGAGGCTTTAAATTCTGATCTTGAACTACCACCCTTGAGAGTTAACCCCACGGTAGCGCAAATTAGGCAACACTCTAATGATAGAGCCAAGAGATACAAGGCAATGTCTTGCCTCCAAAACAGTGTatttttcacaaggattatggcctgtgatACTCCAAAGCAGGCTTGGGACAAGCTTAAAGAAGAGTTTCAAGGCACTGAAAAACCAAGATAGCAACAACTCATCAATTTAAGGAGGGACATTGAAAACTTGATGATGAAGGAGACAGAGACAATTAAGCAATAATCAGACAGGATTATGGTTGTTGTAAACAATATAAGACTGTTTGGGGACCAATTCAATGAAAG
The sequence above is drawn from the Gossypium hirsutum isolate 1008001.06 chromosome A05, Gossypium_hirsutum_v2.1, whole genome shotgun sequence genome and encodes:
- the LOC107961039 gene encoding uncharacterized protein: MKSAPHVFDGENYQAWAIRIQAYIEGYDYWEAADEEYDVTPLPDNPTMNQIKMHDERTTRKAKDYLKAQYQGDERIKSMKVLISIREFERLQMKESESIKEYSDKMIDISDKVRVLGTDFSDSRLVHKILVSMPKKYEATIASFDNTKDLTQFRVVELISGLQA
- the LOC107960086 gene encoding F-box protein At2g39490 isoform X1, whose amino-acid sequence is MYVTERTSTIGEKIGTKSKIKKKNRERKQDRSAMEQLNSEPQDHISCFPDDILFRIISFLPFESAVHTTFLSKQWKDLWKKNLILNTTMEDIVVTILNLVYDFSELHPSKNKWGLQFNLVQDRLLFVSITPNRTLHLDFSPAEQEFPASFDWLLPLRLPSAYKPDEMIMKLNPPLSLYAQIKIKTLYLISVSHLSSKAVTCLVSNLPFLESLIIEKCNGVQSLVVQDAGVLQKLIVLDCPQLQTLSFQGPHLGCFQYRGNLVSFRLKGCCGCSDIDIYSQYTCECGIYLEDVMLDLRQGLLTQWTWDFETNTDHPYFPSQGSYHCGCTTKDKCFKSILRTIDWVTSLTICRWFFEKTICKNLISSSKGPESYFSQLKDLWWIDCSMTRHNIDVLLCFLKLCPNVERLYVTMDPKCYNLTSSIPENFLAIVGAPENLNGLKVVKLEGFFGEQMETFVARRLVPLFGENNPVIISKSYGKSLKHLVKVDKLENKATYSYKFKMVENVDEKILDHIHMNL
- the LOC107960086 gene encoding F-box protein At2g39490 isoform X2, encoding MYVTERTSTIGEKIGTKSKIKKKNRERKQDRSAMEQLNSEPQDHISCFPDDILFRIISFLPFESAVHTTFLSKQWKDLWKKNLILNTTMEDIVVTILNLVYDFSELHPSKNKWGLQFNLVQDRLLFVSITPNRTLHLDFSPAEQEFPASFDWLLPLRLPSAYKPDEMIMKLNPPLSLYAQIKIKTLYLISVSHLSSKAVTCLVSNLPFLESLIIEKCNGVQSLVVQDAGVLQKLIVLDCPQLQTLSFQGPHLGCFQYRGNLVSFRLKGCCGCSDIDIYSQYTCECGIYLEDVMLDLRQGLLTQWTWDFETNTDHPYFPSQGSYHCGCTTKDKCFKSILRTIDWVTSLTICRWFFEKTICKNLISSSKGPESYFSQLKDLWWIDCSMTRHNIDVLLCFLKLCPNVERLYVTWLMKTCRWILNVII